A single region of the Acidobacteriota bacterium genome encodes:
- a CDS encoding TVP38/TMEM64 family protein: MTEQAVSGSHGTRPGGRRKTVGVIIGAVILIGVALTLYRLGYIDPEATTAWLREASGSWWAPLAFIGLYTIFNVFLIPATLLTLTAGVIWGWLVGGLWVLAASTIASFVPYLIARNGAGWIESILKGRANDIHEKLQNEGFTTLLLLRLIPIFPYNVLNYASGLAGLRVRDYVLATFIGTIPGIFIFTYLADSISQGLVSPGEAFVKILIAGALLGGLVLVTRFFSAKVKKRVE; this comes from the coding sequence ATGACCGAACAGGCAGTGAGCGGCTCACATGGAACCAGGCCGGGAGGCCGGAGAAAGACCGTCGGCGTCATCATCGGAGCGGTCATCCTTATCGGGGTCGCCCTGACGCTCTACAGACTCGGATACATCGATCCGGAGGCGACGACCGCATGGTTGAGAGAGGCGAGCGGCTCGTGGTGGGCGCCGCTGGCATTCATCGGTCTCTACACGATCTTCAACGTCTTCCTGATCCCGGCAACGCTTCTGACGCTGACCGCCGGCGTCATCTGGGGCTGGCTCGTCGGAGGTCTCTGGGTTCTGGCGGCGTCGACGATCGCCTCCTTCGTCCCCTATCTGATTGCGCGCAACGGTGCGGGGTGGATCGAGTCGATCCTGAAAGGGAGAGCGAACGACATCCATGAAAAGCTGCAGAACGAAGGATTCACCACACTGCTGCTGCTCCGTCTGATCCCGATCTTTCCCTACAACGTCCTCAATTACGCATCCGGCCTTGCGGGACTGCGCGTCCGGGACTACGTCCTGGCGACTTTCATCGGCACGATCCCGGGCATCTTCATCTTCACCTATCTCGCCGATTCGATCAGCCAGGGTCTGGTCAGCCCGGGCGAGGCGTTCGTGAAGATCCTGATCGCTGGCGCTCTTCTCGGAGGTCTCGTTCTGGTCACCCGCTTTTTCTCGGCGAAGGTGAAGAAGCGGGTGGAGTAG